In Acidimicrobiales bacterium, one genomic interval encodes:
- the proB gene encoding glutamate 5-kinase → MIVVAKIGTTSLTDDHGEVDRSAIARLGAQVAAVRALGHTVVLVTSGAIAAGMPRLAMTERPEDPVTLQALSAVGQSHLMGVYDEVLGGHGIVGGQVLLAPDDFFDRARYLRARGTLERLLELGVVPIINENDAVADDAIRFGDNDRIAALLAHLVGAEMLVLLTDMAGVFTVDPRRDPDASLIAEIAEVDDQLEAVAGGGSRLGSGGMASKLSAAKIASWSGVTTVIAAADRPNVLVDAVTGRDDVGTTVRARAAQLPARRLWIAFAVRAAGRVAVDAGARRALVERGTSLLPVGVTSVEGDFGVGDAVEVVGPDGSVFAKGLVAVTSVEMRAIAGQHSDENLLPDEVIHRDDLVVLP, encoded by the coding sequence ATGATCGTCGTCGCGAAGATCGGAACCACGTCCCTCACCGACGATCACGGCGAGGTGGACCGTTCCGCCATCGCCAGGCTCGGTGCACAGGTGGCCGCCGTACGTGCCCTGGGTCACACGGTCGTCCTCGTCACCTCCGGCGCGATCGCCGCCGGCATGCCCCGTCTCGCCATGACCGAACGTCCTGAGGACCCTGTCACCCTCCAGGCCCTCTCCGCCGTCGGGCAGAGCCACCTGATGGGTGTCTACGACGAGGTTCTGGGAGGCCACGGCATCGTCGGTGGTCAGGTCCTGTTGGCACCTGACGACTTCTTCGACCGCGCCCGGTACCTGCGGGCGCGGGGCACCCTCGAGCGACTTCTGGAACTCGGGGTCGTGCCGATCATCAACGAGAACGACGCCGTCGCCGACGATGCCATCCGCTTCGGTGACAACGACAGGATCGCTGCGCTGTTGGCGCACCTCGTCGGTGCCGAGATGCTGGTCCTGCTGACCGACATGGCCGGTGTGTTCACCGTGGACCCCCGCCGCGACCCCGACGCGTCGTTGATCGCCGAGATCGCCGAGGTGGACGACCAGTTGGAGGCCGTGGCCGGCGGTGGTTCACGGCTCGGATCGGGCGGAATGGCCTCGAAACTGTCGGCCGCCAAGATCGCCTCGTGGTCCGGGGTGACGACCGTCATCGCAGCGGCGGACCGGCCGAACGTCCTGGTGGACGCCGTCACCGGCCGCGACGATGTGGGAACGACGGTGCGGGCGCGGGCCGCCCAGCTTCCGGCGCGCAGGCTGTGGATCGCCTTCGCCGTGCGCGCCGCGGGCCGGGTGGCAGTCGATGCCGGAGCGCGCCGGGCACTGGTCGAACGCGGCACGTCCCTGTTGCCGGTGGGTGTCACCTCCGTCGAAGGTGACTTCGGGGTCGGCGACGCAGTGGAGGTGGTCGGCCCCGACGGGTCGGTCTTCGCTAAGGGTCTCGTCGCGGTCACGTCCGTCGAGATGCGCGCCATCGCCGGGCAGCACAGCGACGAGAACCTCCTGCCCGACGAGGTGATCCACCGCGACGACCTCGTCGTCCTGCCCTGA
- the murJ gene encoding murein biosynthesis integral membrane protein MurJ: MTTTSDAPGPSGARRRSRLSGRNAVLVGAGIMVSRLAGLGREVLIGRTLGARSAEADAFGAALRIPQVIQNLLGEGALSASFIPVYSRLLDEGDEREASRVAGAVLGLLAFLTGLLVLVAVVLARPLTAVLTFGFEGEKFDLTVALTRIMAGGIGFIVLGAWCLGVLNAHRRFFLSYVAPALWNIVIIGALVTGSVQGWSLGDIARAAAWGVFFGGLAQFVVQIPSVIKLVPRLRPSLNRGHPGVVEVTRRFGPAVAGRGVVTLSSYVDLLLASFLATGAVATLDRVQVLYLLPISVFALSIAAADLPELSRELGQSALMTRRLAIGAERVALFLVFSAVAFVFGGRLIVSALFENGEEFLRDDAIVAWVVLATYSLGLVPSGLSRLLQNACYVVGDVSGPARIAAFRVAFAAGAGLVLMFQFDRFAVIGSDLLSVGDLPAFGPVASEARSSGDFARLGAVGLAVGSMLGAWIELSMLQARLRRHIGHAAPFRRALTRLLPATAAATVTMIVLGALVWSAPALLATVVAVGAAGVVFLIVANKAGNIAARSLLRPLRRVLWGQPLR; this comes from the coding sequence ATGACGACGACATCCGATGCTCCGGGGCCGTCCGGGGCCCGCCGCCGCTCCCGCCTCAGCGGGCGCAACGCCGTGCTCGTCGGCGCGGGAATCATGGTGTCGCGCCTGGCCGGACTCGGCCGCGAGGTCCTCATCGGCCGCACACTCGGAGCGCGCTCCGCCGAGGCCGACGCGTTCGGCGCCGCCCTTCGGATTCCCCAGGTCATCCAGAACCTGCTCGGCGAAGGGGCCCTGTCCGCCTCGTTCATCCCCGTTTACTCACGGCTGCTCGACGAGGGGGACGAACGCGAGGCGAGCCGTGTCGCCGGCGCAGTGCTGGGCCTGCTGGCGTTCCTGACCGGCCTGCTCGTCCTCGTCGCCGTCGTCCTGGCCCGCCCGCTCACCGCCGTACTCACTTTCGGCTTCGAGGGCGAGAAGTTCGACCTGACCGTTGCGCTCACGCGGATCATGGCGGGCGGTATCGGCTTCATCGTCCTCGGCGCGTGGTGCCTCGGGGTCCTCAACGCGCACCGCCGCTTCTTCTTGTCCTACGTCGCTCCGGCGCTGTGGAACATCGTGATCATCGGTGCGCTCGTCACCGGATCGGTGCAGGGCTGGAGCCTCGGCGACATCGCCCGCGCCGCCGCATGGGGCGTGTTCTTCGGCGGCCTGGCCCAGTTCGTCGTGCAGATCCCCTCGGTCATCAAGCTCGTGCCACGCCTGCGACCGAGCCTGAACAGGGGACATCCCGGCGTCGTCGAGGTGACCCGGCGCTTCGGCCCGGCCGTCGCGGGGCGCGGCGTCGTCACGTTGTCGAGCTACGTGGACCTGCTGCTCGCGTCCTTTCTGGCCACCGGAGCCGTCGCCACCCTCGACCGGGTCCAGGTGCTGTACCTCCTGCCGATCAGCGTCTTCGCCCTCTCCATCGCCGCGGCCGATCTCCCCGAGTTGTCCCGGGAGCTCGGACAGTCGGCGCTGATGACACGGCGCCTCGCCATCGGCGCCGAGCGGGTCGCCCTCTTCCTCGTTTTCTCGGCGGTGGCATTCGTCTTCGGTGGGCGCCTCATCGTGTCCGCCCTCTTCGAGAACGGGGAGGAGTTCCTGCGCGACGACGCCATCGTCGCGTGGGTCGTCCTGGCCACCTACAGCCTGGGGCTGGTGCCGTCGGGACTCTCGCGCCTGCTGCAGAACGCGTGCTACGTGGTGGGCGACGTTTCCGGGCCGGCCCGGATCGCCGCGTTCCGGGTGGCCTTCGCCGCCGGCGCCGGGCTCGTGTTGATGTTCCAGTTCGATCGCTTCGCCGTCATCGGCAGCGACCTGCTGAGCGTGGGAGACCTCCCGGCCTTCGGACCGGTCGCCTCGGAGGCCCGCAGTTCGGGCGACTTCGCCCGACTGGGTGCTGTCGGCCTCGCCGTCGGGTCGATGCTGGGGGCCTGGATCGAGCTGTCCATGCTCCAGGCCCGCCTTCGGCGCCACATCGGACACGCCGCCCCGTTCCGACGGGCGCTGACGAGGCTCCTGCCGGCCACAGCGGCAGCCACCGTGACGATGATCGTGCTCGGCGCGCTCGTCTGGAGCGCACCGGCCCTGCTCGCCACCGTCGTCGCGGTCGGTGCTGCGGGCGTCGTCTTCCTCATAGTGGCGAACAAGGCCGGCAACATCGCCGCACGATCACTGCTGCGTCCGCTGCGCCGCGTCCTGTGGGGTCAGCCGCTGCGCTGA